Part of the Kitasatospora sp. NBC_01266 genome, CGCGTGCGAGGTTGACGAGCTTCTGGATCCAGTCCAGCTTCCAGATGCTGTGCCGGTCTTCCTGGGTGTGGGCGAACAGGGCCCACTGGATCTCGGCCCGCAGCAGTGGCCGCAGGCCGCGCAGGTTGACCTGCTCGGGCCGCGGTGCCGGGTCAACGGCCGCGCACCAGGCACGGAACGCGTTCTGGTCCGCGTAGGAGACGTGAACCGGCCGCCCCTGTTTCTCGTAGCGCTGCCACCAGCTCGACGGGAGGGCGGCCCCTCCCGGACGGCGGTCGCGCATGTAGCGGTGCCGGTGCCAGCAGCACAGCCCCAGCGGGGACATAGCCAGCCCGGGACAGACGGTGACCTGGCAGTTCCCGTAGCCCTCGCACGGCTCCTGATCTGCCACCCACTGGTCGAAGTCCACCGACGCGTCCCGGCCGGCGTCCGAGTACTTCCACATGCCGTAGTGACGGATGCACAACCGCAGCTCGGTGCGCGGCGAGGTGGGTCGGTCGGGGCAGATCAGGCAGGACCCTTCCCGGTCGTACTCGGCGCGCGGCAGCGGCTCGGCGGTGGTGAGGAACTCTGCCCGGGTCCTCCCGGATGCCCGGGCCGTTCGCCACTCCTGGAAGTGCGTCGAGCACAGGTCCAACCCGCTGTGTCGGCCCCGCTCGCATGCGTCGACCACGCAGGCCCACTGGTAGACGCGGTGGCCCTGCGGGACACGGATGATGACGTCGCGGAAGATCGGGTCGAAGGCCGGGGCGCCGATCAGCGCGGTGAGGATCTCCAGCCGGTCGCGCCCTTCGCGGTCGGGGCGGTCGGTGTAGAGCGGCAGCAACGATTTCACGGTCACTTCGTCTCACCCCAGACCGCGCGGAGTGCGGCGTCGAAGGCCGGGTCGTGGACGTCGACGTGTCCGTAGACCTCGTCGACCATCGTGGCCGAGGCCCACCCTCCGGCGTCGCGGGCGATCAGCAGGTTGCCGTCCGAGGCGTCGAGAACAGCCGAGGTGAACGTGTGCCGGAATGCGTGGGGTTTCACGAGCCCCAGACCAGCACGTTTCCCGGCTCGGCCCAGCATGCGGCGGGCCCCGACAGGTGCCCACGGCTGCCCGGTCCCGGGGCCGTGGAGCTGGACCAGGAGCATGCCGTGCGCGGCGGTGCCGCGCGGATACTCGCCGCCGGTGAGGTAGTCGAAGTAGGTGTGCACCATCGCCGGGCTGACCCGCTTGATCAGCCCGCCCGTCACCGTGCCGCGCTCGATCCGCCAGGGGTGCTTGGTCTTCGCCTCGGCCCGGTTCGGGTTGCCGGGCCGGTGGCAGACGTGGACGTGCGGGGTTCGGCACTCGCCGCAGGCCGCGTTCTCGCGCAGGTGCAGGTCCACCAGGTGCAGCCCGCAGAGCTCGCCGATCCGCAGTCCGCCGTCGGCCAGCCAGGTCACCAGCAGCCGGTCGCGGGCCGAGTTCACGGTGGCCAGGAGCTTCTCCCGCGCGCCGTCGGGGAGCATCTTCGGGTGCCGGCGGTGCGGCCCCGTCGGCGCGATCGGGTTGGTGGGCAGCGTGTTCTTCACGTGTCCCAGGAATGCGCGGCGCCGGTCCGCCCGCGTGGGCAACCGGGAGGTGTCGAGCTTCTTGCCGAGCTCACCGTTCATGCCGAGCGAGGACTGGTGCAGGTAGAAGCCCT contains:
- a CDS encoding tyrosine-type recombinase/integrase is translated as MARRVVVGDLRVQRIERKDGRRSWTIVWPEGGLHEEAERFLRVHDGSGTQKTYAYYLVDHLRWLERECLAFEKVVLRDLERYMGIVGAEVLMPLGEPWRIGKRPYGRSALSTAAACLKGFYLHQSSLGMNGELGKKLDTSRLPTRADRRRAFLGHVKNTLPTNPIAPTGPHRRHPKMLPDGAREKLLATVNSARDRLLVTWLADGGLRIGELCGLHLVDLHLRENAACGECRTPHVHVCHRPGNPNRAEAKTKHPWRIERGTVTGGLIKRVSPAMVHTYFDYLTGGEYPRGTAAHGMLLVQLHGPGTGQPWAPVGARRMLGRAGKRAGLGLVKPHAFRHTFTSAVLDASDGNLLIARDAGGWASATMVDEVYGHVDVHDPAFDAALRAVWGETK